A single window of Stigmatopora nigra isolate UIUO_SnigA chromosome 22, RoL_Snig_1.1, whole genome shotgun sequence DNA harbors:
- the LOC144215812 gene encoding tetratricopeptide repeat protein 38-like produces the protein MDALSYRDCEAWRAEGLPLSTSSNEACKLYDAILTQYVKWRNIESIGGLEGCITAIKAADPDFVMGHVVSTGLELVGTATSPRLNQRLASAVNKTVELAASQNLSPREKLHVKAMELFSHGNYSKASDVWEDILVDHPTDMLALKFAHDSYFYMGAQIQMRDSVARVLPYWKPHMPMASYMKGMYSFGLLETRLYDQAEKVAMEGLTLVPDDAWAVHSMAHIYEMTAQIDKGLKFMEGREKEWQVSDMLASHNYWHWALYYIEKGQYEAALQIFDSQLIKRCKVSASILDIVDCSSLLTRLEMEGVFVKERYRELLQVTLPHTDDHVTLFNDLHFLMTLLGANEMGASRRLLEGLQELAKTPGDNYQHKVAGPIGVPMCQALMEYNEGRYDQAVDLLYPVRYNMVQIGGSDAQRDVFHQLLIHAALKSENKHQQRIGRCLVVEREAAKPNSPLTDRLMQRAMALQ, from the exons ATGGATGCTTTGAGCTACAGGGACTGTGAG gcTTGGAGAGCCGAAGGGCTTCCCTTGTCCACCAGCAGTAATGAGGCTTGCAAACTTTATGATGCTATTCTCACTCAG TATGTGAAGTGGCGCAACATTGAAAGTATTGGTGGACTCGAAGGATGCATAACAGCCATCAAGGCAGCAGATCCAGATTTTG TGATGGGTCATGTGGTAAGCACGGGCTTAGAGCTGGTGGGAACTGCAACTTCCCCCCGCCTGAACCAACGCCTGGCGAGCGCCGTGAATAAAACCGTGGAGCTTGCCGCCAGTCAAAACCTCAGCCCGAGGGAGAAGCTCCACGTTAAGGCCATGGAATTATTCTCACATGG GAACTATTCCAAAGCCAGTGATGTTTGGGAAGATATCCTGGTTGATCATCCCACAGACATGCTTGCCCTCAAGTTTGCCCATGACAGTTATTTCTATATGGGAGCCCAAATCCAGATGAGGGATTCTGTTGCCCGAGTGCTGCCCTACTGGAAGCCTCACATGCCCATGGCCAG CTATATGAAAGGAATGTATTCTTTCGGTCTTCTTGAGACACGACTTTATGACCAAGCTGAGAAAGTAGCAATGGAG GGTCTTACGCTGGTTCCTGATGACGCTTGGGCTGTCCATTCCATGGCTCACATCTATGAAATGACAGCCCAAATAGACAAAGGCTTAAAGTTCATGGAAGGGCGGGAGAAAGAGTGGCAG GTATCCGATATGCTGGCCAGTCACAACTATTGGCACTGGGCACTCTACTATATTGAGAAG GGGCAATACGAGGCTGCGCTGCAAATATTTGATTCTCAG CTGATTAAACGTTGTAAAGTCTCCGCATCCATTCTGGACATCGTGGATTGCAGCTCACTGCTCACCAGATTGGAGATGGAGG GTGTGTTTGTGAAGGAGCGCTACCGAGAGCTGCTCCAGGTAACGCTTCCTCACACCGACGACCACGTGACTCTATTCAACGACCTCCATTTCCTCATGACGTTGCTGGGAGCGAACGAGATGGGAGCTTCTCGCCGTCTGCTGGAAGGCCTCCAGGAGCTTGCTAA GACGCCTGGTGACAATTATCAACATAAAGTGGCTGGACCAATTGGGGTGCCTATGTGTCAGGCCTTGATGGAATATAATGAAGGACGCTATGATCAAGCGGTGGACTTACTTTACCCTGTGCGATACAACATGGTGCAGATCGGGGGTAGTGACGCACAG AGAGACGTCTTCCATCAACTGCTTATTCACGCGGCCTTGAAATCAGAGAACAAACACCAGCAGAGAATCGGAAG ATGTCTGGTAGTGGAGCGTGAAGCAGCAAAACCAAACTCCCCACTGACCGATCGTCTGATGCAGAGAGCGATGGCCCTTCAGTAA